A single genomic interval of Deltaproteobacteria bacterium harbors:
- a CDS encoding GGDEF domain-containing protein, with the protein MADEWKTRITSVRPPQVGSQAACLVLIYPPGAQMGKRFPLEASEQYIGRGNDCEIMVDMDSVSRRHARIEQKGAATLITDMESTNGTYVNEHPVTQARALADGDLVQVGNAIFKFLSGGNVESSYHEAIYRMTIIDGLTEAHNKRYLFDYLERELARCQRYGRPLSVVIFDLDHFKQVNDTHGHLTGDAVLRELARRLRSRIRREELLARYGGEEFVVVLPEAGHAGAMRFAEQLRELVGSQPFEFEGEVIPLTVSVGVATLEGEPMEVSPFIKMADENLYRAKRAGRNRVVG; encoded by the coding sequence ATGGCCGACGAGTGGAAGACCCGCATCACCAGCGTGCGGCCTCCACAGGTGGGGTCCCAGGCGGCCTGCCTGGTGCTCATCTATCCGCCGGGAGCGCAGATGGGAAAGCGCTTCCCGCTCGAGGCCAGCGAGCAGTACATCGGCCGCGGTAACGACTGCGAGATCATGGTGGACATGGACTCGGTCTCGCGCCGGCACGCCCGGATCGAGCAGAAGGGGGCGGCCACGCTGATCACGGACATGGAGAGCACGAACGGCACCTACGTGAACGAGCACCCCGTGACGCAGGCGCGGGCGCTGGCCGACGGGGACCTCGTGCAGGTGGGTAACGCGATCTTCAAGTTCCTCTCGGGCGGCAACGTGGAGTCGAGCTACCACGAGGCCATCTACCGGATGACGATCATCGACGGCCTCACCGAGGCGCACAACAAGCGCTACCTCTTCGACTACCTCGAGCGGGAGCTGGCCCGGTGTCAGCGCTACGGACGGCCTCTCTCGGTGGTCATCTTCGACCTGGATCACTTCAAGCAGGTGAACGACACGCACGGGCATCTCACCGGCGATGCGGTGCTGCGCGAGCTGGCGCGGAGACTGCGCTCCCGCATCCGGCGGGAAGAGCTCCTCGCCCGCTACGGGGGTGAGGAGTTCGTGGTGGTGCTCCCCGAGGCGGGGCACGCCGGCGCGATGCGCTTCGCCGAACAGCTCCGGGAGCTCGTCGGCTCGCAGCCCTTCGAGTTCGAGGGGGAGGTCATTCCGCTCACCGTGAGCGTGGGGGTCGCCACGCTGGAGGGGGAACCGATGGAGGTCAGCCCCTTCATCAAGATGGCCGACGAGAACCTCTACCGTGCCAAGCGCGCGGGACGGAATCGCGTGGTCGGCTAG
- the glpK gene encoding glycerol kinase GlpK has protein sequence MASYVLSIDQGTTGTTVMVLDDAIRVVAKANREFPQSYPRPGWVEHDPEAIWGSVLEATQAALAAAQLDPHRIAGIGITNQRETSILWDRATGKAAHPAIVWQDRRTADLCAELKRAGLEELYRDRTGLVLDPYFSGTKVRWLLDEVPGLRARAEAGALCFGTVDSYLVWRLTGGAAHVTDPSNASRTLLYDIHRLAWSEELLAPLRVPRQVLPEVRSSSERYGATRGVPGLPDGIPVAGLAGDQQAALFGQACYAPGDAKCTYGTGAFLLLNTGSRPVAPKSGVLATVAWQLGGKTTYALEGSAFIAGAAVQWLRDGLGIIASASEIEELARQVPDSGGVTFVPALVGLGAPHWRPEARGIIVGLTRGTTRAHLARATLEGIALQICDLVQAMSEGAGQAVGSFRVDGGAAANNLLMQLQADLLGLPIVRPQVIETTALGAAFLAGLATGVWSDASAIAKAWQPEATFRPNLSATDRAALRQRWARAVEHA, from the coding sequence ATGGCTAGCTACGTCCTGTCCATCGACCAGGGCACGACGGGCACCACGGTGATGGTGCTCGACGACGCGATCCGCGTGGTGGCCAAGGCCAACCGCGAGTTCCCCCAGAGCTATCCTCGCCCCGGCTGGGTGGAGCACGACCCCGAGGCGATCTGGGGGTCGGTGCTCGAGGCCACACAGGCGGCGCTCGCGGCCGCGCAGCTCGACCCGCACCGCATCGCCGGGATCGGCATCACCAACCAGCGCGAGACGAGCATCCTCTGGGACCGCGCGACGGGGAAGGCCGCCCATCCGGCCATCGTCTGGCAGGACCGACGGACGGCCGACCTGTGCGCGGAGCTGAAGCGCGCCGGGCTCGAGGAGCTCTATCGCGACCGGACGGGGCTCGTCCTCGACCCGTACTTCTCGGGGACCAAGGTGCGCTGGCTGCTCGACGAGGTGCCCGGCCTTCGCGCGCGCGCCGAGGCGGGGGCGCTCTGTTTCGGCACCGTGGACAGCTACCTCGTCTGGCGCCTCACGGGGGGCGCGGCTCACGTCACCGATCCGAGCAACGCGTCGCGTACGCTGCTGTACGACATCCACCGCCTGGCCTGGTCCGAAGAGCTGCTCGCGCCCCTGCGCGTGCCGCGACAGGTGCTGCCCGAGGTGCGCTCCTCCTCGGAGCGCTACGGCGCGACGCGAGGCGTCCCCGGACTCCCCGACGGCATCCCGGTGGCGGGACTGGCCGGGGACCAGCAGGCGGCGCTCTTCGGGCAGGCCTGCTACGCGCCGGGCGACGCGAAGTGCACCTACGGCACCGGCGCATTCTTGCTGCTGAACACGGGCTCGCGGCCCGTGGCGCCGAAGAGCGGGGTGCTCGCCACGGTGGCCTGGCAGCTCGGCGGCAAGACCACCTACGCCCTCGAAGGAAGCGCGTTCATCGCCGGCGCCGCTGTGCAGTGGCTGCGCGACGGGCTCGGGATCATCGCCAGCGCGAGCGAGATCGAGGAACTCGCGCGCCAGGTCCCAGACAGCGGCGGCGTGACCTTCGTGCCGGCCCTCGTCGGTCTCGGCGCCCCGCACTGGCGGCCCGAGGCTCGCGGGATCATCGTCGGACTGACGCGCGGCACCACGCGGGCGCACCTGGCGCGCGCCACCCTCGAGGGGATCGCGCTCCAGATCTGCGACCTGGTGCAGGCCATGAGCGAAGGCGCGGGGCAAGCCGTCGGCTCGTTCCGCGTGGACGGGGGCGCGGCCGCGAACAACCTGCTCATGCAGCTCCAGGCCGACCTCCTCGGGCTGCCCATCGTGCGCCCGCAGGTGATCGAGACCACAGCGCTCGGCGCGGCCTTTCTGGCCGGCCTCGCCACGGGAGTGTGGAGCGACGCCTCAGCCATCGCGAAGGCCTGGCAGCCCGAGGCCACCTTCCGTCCCAACCTCTCGGCGACGGACCGGGCCGCCCTGCGGCAGCGATGGGCCCGGGCGGTCGAGCACGCCTGA
- a CDS encoding methyltransferase domain-containing protein translates to MPRALLAEQLARHVPPTARPLAVLATAADLRAVAAAFEEACLVSHGSSTRRTARRGRIGRTLRGDATRLPFADRALGAVVAICTLGRADDPRAALGELRRALRDGGQLFVVERLADGGLAHLWRRLGGRSGTAVAAEELTALLLNADFTEIGQTTLGGSRPRLLTSARLRVLPGEELGAIR, encoded by the coding sequence ATGCCACGCGCTCTCCTCGCCGAGCAGCTCGCCCGGCACGTGCCGCCGACGGCCCGCCCTCTCGCCGTGCTCGCGACCGCAGCCGACCTGCGCGCCGTCGCTGCGGCGTTCGAGGAAGCGTGCCTCGTCAGCCACGGGAGCTCGACGCGGCGCACGGCACGCCGCGGCCGCATCGGACGCACGCTTCGCGGCGACGCCACGCGCCTCCCCTTTGCCGACCGTGCGCTCGGCGCGGTCGTGGCCATCTGCACCCTCGGCCGCGCGGACGACCCCCGCGCTGCGCTCGGCGAGCTCCGACGGGCGCTCCGTGACGGGGGACAGCTCTTCGTCGTCGAGCGCCTGGCCGACGGGGGCTTGGCGCACCTCTGGCGGCGGCTCGGAGGGCGTTCGGGCACGGCCGTGGCGGCCGAGGAGCTGACGGCGCTGCTGCTGAACGCTGACTTCACCGAGATCGGGCAGACCACCCTCGGTGGTTCCCGGCCGAGGCTGCTCACCTCGGCCCGCCTGCGCGTCCTGCCCGGGGAGGAACTGGGAGCGATCAGATGA
- the pilM gene encoding type IV pilus assembly protein PilM: MGKNCIGLDIGSSAIKIVQLRQSKRGHQLVNFGIQPVPPQSIVDGSVMNTGAIAEAISALTSQLKVRQKEVAVAVAGHSVIIKKISVPIMTRQELEEQIHWEAEHHIPFAKDDVEIDHQVLQRHQAQNQMEVLLVAAKKEVVSDYAAAVREAGLNPVVMDVAAFTLQNCYELNFGQTQETVALLNIGASISTLNILAGGQSAFTRDVTIGGHAFTEEIQKQLNVSYDEAEAYKCGGSGGDEVVPQEVEEILGHQAEVMAGEFQRSFDFYLATTADGRVDRVYLSGGTARVPALKRAIEGRARVPVEVLDPFHGVQVDEGAFDMGYVRANAPMAAVAVGLAMRSEGDNL, encoded by the coding sequence ATGGGCAAAAACTGCATCGGCCTGGACATCGGCAGCAGTGCGATAAAGATCGTCCAGCTCCGCCAGAGCAAGCGCGGACATCAGCTCGTTAACTTCGGGATCCAGCCGGTCCCGCCACAGAGCATCGTGGACGGCTCGGTGATGAATACCGGGGCCATCGCGGAGGCCATCTCCGCGCTGACGAGCCAGCTCAAGGTCCGGCAGAAGGAAGTGGCCGTGGCGGTCGCCGGCCATTCCGTGATCATCAAGAAGATCAGCGTCCCGATCATGACCCGGCAGGAGCTGGAGGAGCAGATCCACTGGGAGGCCGAGCACCACATCCCCTTCGCCAAGGACGACGTCGAGATCGACCATCAGGTGCTGCAGCGCCACCAGGCCCAGAACCAGATGGAGGTGCTCCTGGTCGCGGCGAAGAAGGAGGTCGTCTCGGACTACGCCGCGGCGGTGCGCGAGGCGGGGCTGAATCCCGTGGTGATGGACGTGGCGGCCTTCACGCTCCAGAACTGCTACGAGCTGAACTTCGGCCAGACGCAGGAGACGGTGGCGCTGCTCAACATCGGGGCGTCCATCTCCACGCTCAACATCCTCGCCGGGGGACAGAGCGCCTTCACGCGGGACGTGACCATCGGGGGCCACGCCTTCACCGAGGAGATCCAGAAGCAGCTCAACGTCAGCTACGACGAGGCCGAGGCCTACAAGTGCGGGGGCTCCGGCGGGGATGAGGTGGTGCCGCAGGAGGTGGAGGAGATCCTCGGCCACCAGGCGGAGGTGATGGCCGGCGAGTTCCAGCGCTCCTTCGACTTCTATCTCGCGACCACGGCCGACGGCCGCGTCGACCGGGTGTACCTGAGCGGCGGGACCGCCAGGGTACCGGCCCTGAAGCGCGCCATCGAGGGACGCGCGCGCGTTCCCGTGGAGGTGCTCGACCCGTTCCACGGGGTCCAGGTGGACGAGGGGGCCTTCGACATGGGGTATGTGCGGGCGAACGCGCCCATGGCGGCCGTCGCGGTAGGGCTCGCCATGCGGAGCGAGGGGGACAACCTGTGA
- a CDS encoding VWA domain-containing protein gives MFSSELWRWLRVLGPIAIVLPVILACPTRPVETPLARGSKQTPGVYPQTIEKDVDILFLIDNSDSMGDEQEALKANFPRLIDALRSAKLGNKLPNVHIGVITSDLGAGNYGLPTCEVPGGDKGKLQNKARLAGCTPPKDPYIESIEGTTNIPGATGDAVQAVKDAFACVASFGTGGCGFEHQLEAVRRALDPKLNLNPGFVRKDALLAVVFVTDEDDCSAKNPQLFDPSQQGLTDPLGPLNSFRCFEFGIQCDINDRMKVGPRQNCVPAKDYLYKVEDYVSFFKTLKPAGRLIMTAIAGPTDRVEVGRDGTEPSLRPSCQVSKTAIASPAIRLKAVLEKDAGLKADSLFYSICEQDFGPAMLALGKKIVGKLGGQCISSPLLTPGGGLACSAGSAVGKNSAGKDVTCAKSCLDKVECAVEEVIGQGTPTEKSTQVNKCPKEFFDDPNKADCGANCPCWRVVPRPGTDGCSAAEDGSPYGLQIMRKGEPVKGTVAVARCLTSENKWLSKELADMPQCL, from the coding sequence ATGTTTTCGAGTGAACTTTGGCGCTGGCTTCGAGTCCTCGGGCCCATCGCAATCGTCCTGCCCGTGATTCTGGCCTGCCCGACTCGGCCCGTGGAAACGCCGCTCGCCCGTGGCTCCAAGCAGACGCCGGGCGTCTACCCTCAGACGATCGAGAAGGACGTAGACATCCTGTTCCTGATCGACAACTCGGACTCCATGGGGGACGAGCAAGAGGCGTTGAAGGCCAATTTCCCGCGCCTCATCGACGCGCTGCGGAGCGCCAAGCTGGGCAACAAGCTGCCGAACGTGCACATCGGCGTCATCACGTCGGACCTCGGGGCGGGGAACTACGGCCTGCCGACCTGTGAGGTGCCGGGAGGCGACAAGGGCAAGCTGCAGAACAAGGCACGTCTCGCCGGCTGCACGCCTCCGAAGGATCCCTACATCGAGTCCATCGAGGGAACCACCAACATTCCGGGCGCGACGGGCGACGCGGTTCAGGCCGTGAAGGACGCCTTCGCGTGTGTCGCCTCGTTCGGTACCGGAGGCTGCGGCTTCGAGCACCAGCTCGAAGCGGTGCGCCGCGCGCTGGATCCGAAACTGAACCTGAACCCGGGCTTCGTGCGCAAGGACGCGCTGCTCGCCGTGGTGTTCGTGACCGACGAGGACGACTGCTCGGCCAAGAACCCGCAGCTCTTTGACCCGTCCCAGCAGGGGCTCACCGATCCGCTGGGACCGCTCAACTCGTTCCGCTGCTTCGAGTTCGGCATCCAGTGCGACATCAACGACCGCATGAAGGTCGGGCCCCGCCAGAACTGCGTGCCGGCCAAGGACTACCTCTACAAGGTGGAGGACTACGTCTCCTTCTTCAAGACGCTGAAGCCCGCAGGCCGCCTGATCATGACGGCCATCGCCGGCCCCACGGACCGCGTGGAGGTGGGCCGGGACGGCACCGAGCCCTCGCTCCGCCCGAGTTGCCAGGTCTCGAAGACCGCCATCGCGTCCCCCGCGATCCGGCTGAAGGCGGTGCTGGAGAAAGATGCGGGGCTCAAGGCAGACAGCCTGTTCTACTCCATCTGCGAGCAGGATTTCGGGCCGGCCATGCTGGCGCTGGGCAAGAAGATCGTGGGCAAGCTCGGCGGGCAGTGCATCTCCTCGCCGCTCTTGACCCCCGGCGGTGGGCTGGCCTGCTCCGCGGGGAGCGCGGTCGGCAAGAACAGCGCGGGCAAGGACGTGACCTGCGCCAAGAGCTGCCTGGACAAGGTGGAGTGCGCGGTGGAAGAGGTCATCGGGCAGGGGACGCCGACCGAGAAGTCCACGCAGGTGAACAAGTGTCCGAAGGAGTTCTTCGACGACCCGAACAAGGCCGACTGCGGCGCGAACTGCCCCTGCTGGCGGGTCGTGCCACGCCCCGGCACGGACGGCTGCAGCGCGGCGGAGGACGGCTCGCCCTACGGCCTGCAGATCATGCGCAAGGGGGAGCCGGTCAAGGGCACCGTGGCCGTGGCCCGCTGCCTGACCTCGGAGAACAAGTGGCTCTCGAAGGAGCTCGCCGACATGCCGCAGTGCCTGTAG
- a CDS encoding helix-turn-helix transcriptional regulator, with protein sequence METQRSEQAQRASENERGNEPKRAGDRAANESGTASSVKENTAAPENDAQTKKSSTKKKPRRKNNVRKLRTERMMSKAELARRAGLSTLTVDRVEKGMECRMDTKRKILEALGLTPSDRVAVFGEEE encoded by the coding sequence ATGGAAACGCAACGGTCCGAGCAAGCGCAGCGCGCAAGCGAGAACGAGCGAGGAAATGAGCCGAAGCGCGCTGGCGATCGTGCGGCGAACGAATCGGGCACTGCGAGCTCCGTAAAGGAGAACACCGCGGCGCCCGAGAACGACGCGCAAACGAAGAAGAGCTCGACCAAGAAGAAGCCCCGGCGGAAGAACAATGTGCGCAAGCTCAGAACCGAACGCATGATGAGCAAAGCTGAGCTAGCCAGGCGAGCAGGCCTTTCCACTCTCACCGTCGATCGGGTCGAGAAGGGGATGGAGTGCCGCATGGACACGAAGCGCAAGATTCTGGAAGCGCTGGGACTGACTCCATCGGACCGGGTGGCGGTGTTTGGTGAGGAGGAGTAG
- a CDS encoding sigma-70 family RNA polymerase sigma factor — MNQKPEPSTSAASYRDLSDLALRDAVLGHDALAWRELMRRFRPLIFRCIMKTAGRFDSVLGSEDIDEIFAEVCLNLVRDDMKKLRVYDPARGTKLSSWLGLISINTTYDHLRSIAREPILDRIDGCPEGPSGSPSPLDELLDRERWRRLAGLAADFSARDQRFVELYFASGLGPLEVARAMNISIKTVYSKKNKIRKRLLALAQSAATPALAA; from the coding sequence ATGAACCAGAAGCCAGAGCCCTCGACCTCCGCCGCCTCGTACCGCGACCTCTCCGATCTCGCGCTTCGAGACGCGGTCCTCGGGCACGACGCGCTCGCCTGGCGCGAGCTGATGCGGCGATTTCGTCCGCTCATCTTTCGCTGCATCATGAAGACCGCCGGCAGGTTCGACTCGGTCCTGGGGAGCGAGGACATCGACGAGATCTTCGCCGAGGTCTGCCTCAACCTCGTGCGCGACGACATGAAGAAGCTGCGGGTCTACGACCCGGCGCGTGGCACCAAGCTGAGCAGCTGGCTGGGGCTCATCTCCATCAACACGACCTACGACCACCTGCGGTCGATCGCGCGCGAGCCCATTCTCGACCGCATCGACGGCTGTCCCGAGGGACCGAGCGGCTCCCCGTCCCCTCTCGACGAGCTGCTCGACCGGGAGCGCTGGCGGCGGCTGGCCGGCCTGGCAGCGGACTTCTCGGCGCGAGACCAGCGCTTCGTCGAGCTCTACTTCGCCTCGGGGCTCGGCCCGCTCGAGGTGGCGCGCGCGATGAACATCTCGATCAAGACCGTCTACTCGAAGAAGAACAAGATCCGGAAGCGGCTGCTGGCCCTGGCTCAGTCCGCGGCTACGCCGGCGCTGGCGGCCTGA
- a CDS encoding alpha/beta fold hydrolase, with the protein MEIDTSPFLLSGDARGVLLVHGFGGSPFAMRYLGEALHRRGMTVHGIRLAGHSGRAEDLASSRFPDWLASCDEGLRTLTAACAQASSAPTPPMIQVAGLSMGGVLALALALRRPDEIRGLALLATPLWLPALARWSLVLLRQLGLDTRTVPVPPRLGADVRDRGMRRRYPRTPAFPIPALRSLEALIGEVRPRLEEVRCPALVVHGRRDHTVPFACSTELVSRLPSARRLSLARSFHLVTIDVEKDLVAAEVGHFLAAQAPAATQEKTHG; encoded by the coding sequence GTGGAGATCGACACCAGCCCCTTCCTGCTCTCGGGCGACGCGCGCGGCGTGCTGCTCGTCCATGGCTTTGGCGGCAGCCCCTTCGCCATGCGCTACCTGGGAGAAGCCCTCCACCGTCGAGGGATGACCGTGCACGGCATCCGCCTGGCGGGTCACAGCGGCCGCGCCGAGGACCTGGCCTCATCGCGTTTTCCGGACTGGCTCGCCTCGTGCGACGAGGGGCTCCGCACGCTCACCGCCGCGTGCGCGCAGGCGAGCTCCGCCCCGACGCCCCCGATGATCCAGGTCGCGGGGCTCTCCATGGGCGGCGTGCTGGCCCTGGCCCTCGCGCTGCGCCGGCCGGACGAGATCCGGGGCCTCGCGCTCCTGGCCACCCCGCTCTGGCTCCCGGCGCTCGCCCGCTGGAGCCTGGTGCTGCTGCGCCAGCTCGGGCTCGACACCCGCACGGTCCCCGTCCCCCCGCGCCTCGGCGCCGACGTGCGAGACCGCGGCATGCGGCGGCGCTACCCGCGAACGCCGGCCTTCCCGATCCCCGCGCTGCGCAGCCTCGAGGCCCTCATCGGCGAGGTGCGCCCGCGTCTCGAAGAAGTGCGCTGCCCCGCGCTCGTCGTGCACGGCCGGAGGGACCACACCGTCCCCTTCGCCTGCTCGACGGAGCTCGTCTCGCGCCTCCCTTCGGCGCGGCGCCTCAGCCTGGCGCGCTCGTTTCATCTGGTCACCATCGACGTCGAGAAGGACCTCGTGGCGGCCGAGGTCGGACACTTCCTCGCCGCGCAGGCGCCCGCCGCCACCCAGGAGAAGACCCATGGCTAG
- the polX gene encoding DNA polymerase/3'-5' exonuclease PolX, producing MDNRQVAAVFAEMADLSELKGDNPFKVRAFRRMAQAFGELAEPLSALLASGALERLPGIGEGALHRVTELLETGRCADHEALRAEVPAGLLDLLQVEGLGPKTVRLLYDTLGVTSVDALEAAARAGQLAALPRLGQKSQERILKGIEAWRRHRGRTPIGEAMPLGRALLEALRAFPEVERADLAGSLRRGRETVGDLDLLAASQRPEAVMARFASLPEVAEVLARGETKCSVRLGAGLQVDLRVLPPESYGAGLHYFTGSQQHNIAVRDRGKRRGLRVSEYGVFKEAGEARLCGVTEEEVFAAVGLPFIPPELREDRGELEAAEQGRLPALLEERDLLGDLHAHTSYSDGSGSIEEMARAAHAAGLRYLAITDHSKSLTIARGLDEARLEEQVRELRRVEEQLGTVRLLAGIEVDILADGTLDLEAKALRGLEWVVASVHSHFQMTAQDMTARIVRAMETGLVDCVGHPSGRLLGQRDAYPVDLDALLRAAKRTHVALELNAHPTRLDLDAAHCRQARELGVPVVVNTDAHAPTHLGRWGYGVLTARRGWLEARHVLNTKPAAAIERRRRERLGRQP from the coding sequence ATGGACAACCGTCAGGTCGCGGCGGTCTTCGCCGAGATGGCCGATCTCTCCGAGCTGAAGGGGGACAATCCGTTCAAGGTGCGCGCCTTCCGCCGCATGGCGCAGGCCTTCGGCGAGCTGGCGGAGCCCCTGTCGGCGCTCCTCGCCTCCGGGGCCCTCGAGCGGCTGCCCGGCATCGGCGAGGGGGCGCTCCACCGCGTCACGGAGCTCCTCGAGACGGGGCGCTGCGCCGACCACGAGGCGTTACGCGCCGAGGTCCCGGCCGGGCTCCTGGACCTTCTGCAGGTCGAAGGGCTCGGGCCGAAGACCGTGCGGCTGCTCTACGACACCCTCGGGGTGACGAGCGTGGACGCGCTCGAGGCCGCGGCGCGCGCGGGACAGCTCGCGGCCCTGCCACGCCTGGGCCAGAAGTCCCAAGAGCGCATCCTGAAGGGGATCGAGGCCTGGCGCCGCCACCGCGGACGCACGCCGATCGGCGAGGCCATGCCCCTCGGCCGCGCGCTCCTCGAGGCGCTGCGGGCCTTCCCCGAGGTGGAGCGCGCGGACCTGGCGGGGAGCCTCCGGCGCGGGCGCGAGACGGTCGGGGACCTGGACCTGCTCGCCGCCTCGCAGCGCCCCGAGGCGGTGATGGCGCGCTTCGCCTCGCTCCCCGAGGTGGCGGAGGTGCTGGCACGCGGTGAGACGAAGTGCAGCGTCCGCCTCGGAGCCGGTCTGCAGGTGGACCTGCGCGTGCTCCCCCCCGAGAGCTACGGCGCGGGCCTGCACTACTTCACCGGGTCGCAGCAGCACAACATCGCCGTGCGCGATCGCGGCAAGCGGCGCGGCCTACGCGTGAGCGAGTACGGGGTCTTCAAAGAGGCGGGGGAAGCGCGACTCTGCGGCGTAACGGAGGAGGAGGTCTTCGCGGCGGTGGGCCTGCCCTTCATCCCGCCGGAGCTGCGCGAGGATCGGGGGGAGCTCGAGGCCGCGGAGCAGGGTCGGCTCCCGGCGCTGCTCGAGGAGCGGGACCTGCTCGGCGATCTGCACGCCCACACCAGCTACAGCGACGGCTCGGGGTCGATCGAGGAGATGGCGCGAGCGGCGCACGCGGCGGGCCTGAGGTACCTCGCCATCACCGACCACTCGAAGTCGCTCACCATCGCGCGCGGCCTCGACGAGGCGCGGCTCGAGGAGCAGGTGCGCGAGCTCCGCCGCGTCGAGGAGCAGCTCGGCACGGTTCGCCTGCTCGCGGGGATCGAGGTCGACATCCTGGCCGACGGAACCCTCGACCTCGAGGCCAAGGCGCTGCGCGGGTTAGAGTGGGTCGTGGCCTCGGTCCACTCGCACTTCCAGATGACCGCCCAGGACATGACCGCTCGGATCGTGCGCGCGATGGAGACCGGGCTCGTGGACTGTGTGGGGCACCCTTCGGGCCGTCTGCTCGGCCAGCGCGACGCCTACCCGGTGGACCTGGACGCCCTGCTCCGGGCGGCCAAACGGACACACGTAGCGCTCGAGCTCAACGCGCACCCGACGCGGCTCGACCTCGACGCCGCGCACTGCCGTCAAGCACGCGAGCTCGGCGTCCCGGTAGTCGTGAACACCGACGCGCACGCCCCGACGCACCTCGGCCGCTGGGGCTACGGGGTGCTCACCGCACGACGCGGCTGGCTCGAGGCGCGGCACGTCCTCAACACGAAGCCGGCGGCCGCGATCGAACGCCGCCGTCGAGAACGGCTCGGCCGCCAACCCTAG
- a CDS encoding sigma-54-dependent Fis family transcriptional regulator has translation MTTAPLRRVLVVDDEENIRHMLALALRPEGFEVTAAASGPEALAALATAPFDVVLSDVRMPGMGGLELLAEIQARHPGTVVIIMSAYGTVDTAIEAMKRGAYDYISKPFKPVEVVLLLRKAEERERLKRENLALKQDLERMRGGASAGFGGMVARSAVMQELFRTVRKIAEYKTTVLVLGESGTGKELVAQAIHAQSPRASGPFVPLNCGAIPEALLESELFGHVRGAFTDATRDKKGLFAEADGGTIFLDEIGELPLNLQVKLLRVLQEEEFRRLGETRGTRVDVRVVAATVKDLQTEARTGRFREDLFYRLNVLPVTLPPLRERLEDVPLLVEHFIRRTNARLGTRIEGIAPEAMKVLLGYSWPGNVRELENTIEHAVVLAEHAVLGPETLPPKIRESGDQVKASLLSGTLSIKKTVRLIEEELIRRALKQTGGNRTTASKVLEISHRALLYKIKAYGITD, from the coding sequence ATGACCACTGCTCCCCTGCGACGCGTCCTCGTCGTCGACGACGAGGAGAATATCCGGCACATGCTGGCGCTCGCCCTGCGTCCGGAGGGGTTCGAGGTCACCGCGGCCGCCTCGGGGCCCGAGGCCCTCGCCGCGCTCGCCACGGCCCCGTTCGACGTGGTGCTCTCCGACGTCCGCATGCCCGGGATGGGGGGCCTCGAGCTTCTGGCGGAGATCCAGGCCCGGCATCCGGGCACGGTGGTGATCATCATGAGCGCCTACGGCACGGTGGACACGGCCATCGAAGCCATGAAGCGCGGCGCCTACGACTACATCTCGAAGCCCTTCAAGCCCGTGGAGGTGGTGCTGCTGCTCCGCAAGGCCGAGGAGCGCGAGCGCCTGAAGCGCGAGAACCTGGCGCTCAAGCAGGACCTCGAGCGCATGCGCGGCGGCGCGAGCGCCGGCTTCGGCGGGATGGTGGCTCGCAGCGCCGTGATGCAGGAGCTCTTCCGCACGGTGCGCAAGATCGCCGAGTACAAGACCACGGTGCTGGTCCTCGGCGAGTCGGGGACGGGCAAGGAGCTCGTGGCGCAGGCCATCCACGCGCAGAGCCCGCGGGCGTCCGGCCCCTTCGTGCCCCTGAACTGCGGGGCCATCCCCGAGGCGCTCCTCGAGTCCGAGCTCTTCGGGCACGTGCGCGGCGCCTTCACCGACGCCACGCGCGACAAGAAGGGGCTCTTCGCCGAGGCTGACGGAGGGACGATCTTCCTCGACGAGATCGGGGAGCTCCCCTTGAACCTGCAGGTGAAGCTTCTGCGGGTGCTGCAGGAGGAGGAGTTCCGTCGGCTGGGCGAGACCCGCGGGACGCGCGTGGACGTCCGCGTCGTGGCCGCGACGGTGAAGGACCTGCAGACCGAGGCCCGGACCGGCCGCTTTCGCGAGGACCTCTTCTATCGCCTGAACGTGCTCCCCGTGACGCTCCCGCCTCTCCGCGAGCGGCTCGAGGATGTGCCGCTGCTCGTCGAGCACTTCATCCGACGCACGAACGCGCGGCTCGGCACGCGCATCGAAGGAATTGCCCCCGAGGCGATGAAGGTGCTGCTCGGCTATTCCTGGCCCGGGAACGTGCGCGAGCTCGAGAACACGATCGAGCACGCGGTGGTCCTGGCCGAGCACGCGGTCCTCGGTCCGGAGACGCTGCCGCCCAAGATCCGCGAGAGCGGGGACCAGGTGAAGGCCTCTCTCCTCTCGGGGACCCTGAGCATCAAGAAGACCGTGCGCCTCATCGAGGAGGAGCTCATCCGTCGGGCGCTGAAGCAGACGGGGGGAAACCGGACGACGGCTTCGAAGGTGCTGGAGATCAGCCACCGGGCGTTGCTCTACAAGATTAAGGCCTATGGAATCACAGATTAA